A single window of Candidatus Dadabacteria bacterium DNA harbors:
- a CDS encoding S41 family peptidase, translated as MTKFRFFFIVYALIPASLFSTPLLAKEDTYRGLSDFAKALNLIEKNYVEEVSSEQLTQSAIKGMFDSLDPYSVYLSSEGLRNLEIGTMGEFEGIGIEITVRDGFLTVISPIEGSPAQEAGVKSGDVIISIDGESTEKTNIVDALDRIRGGEGTKVDIVVRREGTEETHKFTITRRIVKLRSVESRLIEKDIGYIKLSQFHRDSADEFLSSYKGLEEENGAKLGGLVLDLRNNPGGLLEQALALSDMFLDKGLILNVKGRSELTSKEYFAREGMDIPTNHVAVIVNRGSASASEVLAGALKDSGRAKIVGTRTFGKGSVQSVIELSGETGVKITTARLFTPKGVLIDDKGIEPDIFVESGDKDAPSDPQLARALETVKHM; from the coding sequence ATGACAAAGTTCCGCTTCTTTTTCATAGTATACGCGTTAATTCCGGCTTCTCTTTTTTCAACCCCACTTCTCGCAAAAGAAGATACGTACAGAGGCCTTTCCGACTTCGCAAAGGCCCTGAACCTTATAGAGAAAAACTATGTGGAGGAGGTTTCCTCCGAGCAACTGACCCAAAGCGCCATAAAAGGCATGTTCGATTCCCTTGATCCCTACTCGGTTTACCTTTCATCCGAGGGCTTGAGGAACCTTGAGATAGGAACTATGGGGGAATTTGAGGGCATAGGAATCGAGATTACGGTGCGCGACGGGTTTTTGACCGTGATATCTCCGATTGAAGGAAGTCCTGCGCAGGAAGCCGGCGTGAAATCGGGAGACGTGATCATCTCTATAGATGGAGAAAGTACCGAGAAGACCAACATAGTTGACGCTCTGGACCGCATAAGGGGCGGAGAAGGAACTAAAGTTGATATCGTTGTCAGAAGAGAGGGAACCGAGGAAACCCATAAGTTCACCATCACAAGACGCATAGTGAAACTTAGAAGTGTCGAGTCCAGGTTGATCGAAAAAGATATAGGTTATATAAAGCTATCGCAGTTCCACAGGGATTCTGCGGATGAGTTTCTCAGTTCTTACAAGGGGCTTGAGGAGGAAAACGGTGCGAAGCTCGGAGGACTTGTGCTTGACCTCAGGAACAATCCCGGAGGATTGCTTGAACAGGCGCTTGCGCTTAGCGACATGTTTCTGGATAAAGGGCTTATCCTGAACGTGAAGGGAAGGTCTGAACTGACTTCGAAGGAGTATTTCGCCAGGGAGGGAATGGATATACCGACCAATCACGTTGCCGTAATCGTAAACCGGGGGAGTGCGAGTGCTTCCGAAGTTCTTGCCGGAGCACTTAAAGACAGCGGCAGGGCGAAGATAGTCGGTACGAGAACATTCGGCAAGGGTTCAGTTCAGTCCGTAATAGAACTTTCGGGGGAAACGGGAGTGAAGATAACCACGGCGAGGCTTTTCACCCCCAAGGGGGTTCTGATAGATGACAAGGGCATAGAACCTGATATTTTTGTTGAAAGCGGCGACAAGGATGCCCCCTCGGACCCGCAGCTTGCAAGGGCGTTGGAAACTGTAAAGCACATGTGA
- a CDS encoding divergent polysaccharide deacetylase family protein — protein MSQKKRTRKRQSTAKTGDKKRTARLTHAVLVLVFFFAFSIFGLKHIERFFDGWSHREATPTAMDKIAEKEPRRPGVVLIIDDLGYDKESIDRILRIKQPLNLAVLPHLPHSLYAARAAYRGGKDVILHLPMEPKYASGYTADDAGEGVLLLGFSMDQMREELRRNIMAVPNIVGVNNHMGSKFMENEEPVKTIMRELKARDLYFVDSLTTPNSRGYSVARRLGVKVLKRDVFIDQSERGKEYTMQQLDRLVRIAEKKGIAVGIGHPYPQTIDALEEYMPKIEKKVEFMKISTAALN, from the coding sequence TTGAGTCAGAAGAAGCGAACGAGAAAAAGACAGTCTACGGCAAAAACCGGCGATAAAAAACGCACGGCAAGGCTTACCCACGCAGTTCTGGTTCTGGTTTTCTTTTTCGCCTTTTCGATTTTCGGCCTCAAGCATATCGAAAGATTTTTTGACGGATGGTCACACCGGGAGGCTACGCCTACTGCGATGGATAAGATTGCGGAGAAAGAGCCCCGGCGTCCGGGAGTTGTCCTCATAATAGATGACTTGGGCTATGACAAGGAGTCGATTGACAGAATACTCAGGATCAAACAACCGCTTAACTTAGCCGTGCTTCCGCATCTTCCCCATTCCCTGTACGCTGCGCGCGCTGCTTACCGCGGGGGAAAGGACGTGATTCTCCACCTCCCCATGGAACCCAAGTATGCCTCCGGTTATACGGCCGATGACGCTGGAGAAGGAGTTTTGCTGCTCGGCTTCTCGATGGACCAGATGAGGGAGGAGCTAAGAAGAAACATCATGGCCGTCCCCAACATAGTCGGAGTCAACAACCATATGGGCTCTAAGTTCATGGAGAATGAAGAACCGGTAAAAACAATAATGCGGGAACTGAAGGCTAGGGATCTTTACTTTGTTGACAGCCTTACGACCCCCAACTCCCGCGGATACAGCGTAGCGAGGCGGCTTGGAGTAAAGGTGCTTAAAAGGGATGTTTTTATTGACCAGAGCGAGCGGGGCAAGGAGTATACTATGCAGCAGCTTGACCGCTTGGTAAGGATTGCTGAGAAAAAAGGCATAGCGGTAGGCATAGGCCATCCCTACCCGCAGACAATAGATGCTCTTGAGGAGTATATGCCCAAGATTGAGAAAAAGGTTGAATTTATGAAAATATCGACGGCCGCTTTGAACTGA
- the rpsU gene encoding 30S ribosomal protein S21, producing the protein MPGITVGSSESIDSALKRFKKQVEKGGVLSEVRKREYYEKPSEKKKKKLFAAKKRSSSRKRR; encoded by the coding sequence TTGCCAGGAATAACAGTAGGTAGCAGCGAAAGCATTGACAGCGCTTTAAAAAGGTTTAAGAAACAGGTTGAAAAGGGTGGGGTTCTTTCTGAAGTAAGGAAGAGAGAATACTACGAAAAACCGAGCGAAAAGAAAAAAAAGAAGCTGTTTGCCGCCAAAAAGCGCAGTTCAAGCAGGAAAAGAAGATAA
- the dnaG gene encoding DNA primase codes for MKNPSFTSVIADIKAKLSIVDVIQGFVSLKKSGKNHIGLCPFHDDNNPSMHVNDEKGFFHCFSCGAGGDVFGFLMRYSNIGFREALKELAQKAGVRLPAPRPRTRSEKKKEATSARFFEINSLVCSFYSKNLRSSAKNSAWAREYLESRGISSEIIEEFKLGFAPDRWDAAVEFASKNNIGVKELEELGLVVARESGSGHYDRFRNRIIFPINEITGRICGFGGRTLSEDESKQPKYMNSPESPVFDKRSVLYGLYHSKSEIGRKRKAVLVEGYMDFIKLYANGIRNVVATLGTAFTNEHARFLRRFCEEVVIVYDGDTAGIRSAVRAGEILLEQGISSSICRIPDGLDPDDYLEEHGPESLAELIAAAVDVSDFIIDDTFARYREKKMSSGESIKFLVDLVSKIKDPVRRAEAVSKATGLFGIRESEFLSLVKTSNPGRNRGSLAPTTLIPEKSIHEREIVRILLKFPHLMSAEKIENIGRDFENGDLKVILKRVGEGEFTEVSSLMSSFEKIEMQQLLSELIFSSDDLIDDTTSEKILNDCVKELELRNIAFKRNEVIERIRKQRDSSDKTLERKLVEQYRDLVSMEKTIRGTAS; via the coding sequence ATGAAAAACCCTTCTTTCACATCAGTGATAGCGGATATAAAGGCAAAGCTCAGCATAGTAGATGTCATACAGGGCTTTGTTTCCCTTAAAAAATCTGGAAAGAACCATATCGGGCTCTGCCCGTTCCACGACGACAACAACCCTTCCATGCACGTAAATGATGAGAAGGGTTTTTTCCATTGCTTCAGCTGCGGAGCCGGAGGAGATGTATTCGGCTTCCTGATGAGATACAGCAATATAGGTTTCCGCGAAGCCTTAAAGGAGCTTGCGCAGAAAGCCGGAGTCAGGCTCCCGGCTCCGCGTCCGCGCACCAGAAGTGAGAAAAAAAAAGAGGCCACTTCGGCCAGGTTTTTTGAGATAAATTCTCTTGTCTGTTCGTTTTACAGCAAGAACCTCCGCAGTTCAGCAAAAAACTCCGCGTGGGCTAGAGAGTACCTAGAATCAAGGGGAATCAGCTCGGAGATAATCGAGGAATTCAAGCTCGGTTTTGCCCCCGACAGATGGGATGCCGCCGTGGAATTCGCTTCAAAAAACAATATCGGTGTCAAGGAACTCGAAGAGCTTGGTCTTGTTGTTGCGAGGGAGAGCGGAAGCGGTCACTACGATCGGTTCCGAAACAGAATTATTTTCCCCATAAACGAGATAACAGGGCGAATTTGCGGTTTCGGCGGCAGAACTCTGAGCGAAGACGAATCCAAACAGCCGAAATACATGAATTCCCCTGAATCCCCTGTTTTCGACAAAAGGAGCGTTCTTTACGGACTCTACCACTCGAAAAGTGAAATCGGAAGAAAACGGAAAGCTGTTTTGGTTGAAGGCTACATGGACTTCATAAAGCTCTACGCAAATGGAATACGCAATGTGGTTGCCACCCTGGGAACGGCCTTTACGAATGAGCACGCCAGATTTCTGCGACGTTTCTGCGAGGAGGTGGTGATTGTCTACGACGGTGATACCGCTGGGATACGTTCCGCCGTCCGGGCCGGAGAGATTCTTCTTGAGCAGGGGATTTCTTCAAGTATTTGCCGCATTCCCGATGGCCTCGACCCCGATGATTATCTGGAGGAGCACGGACCTGAGAGCCTCGCCGAGCTGATCGCGGCCGCCGTTGATGTCTCGGATTTTATTATTGACGACACTTTCGCAAGGTACAGGGAAAAGAAAATGTCTTCCGGAGAGTCGATAAAATTTCTTGTGGACTTGGTTTCAAAAATAAAAGACCCGGTCCGAAGGGCTGAAGCTGTTTCCAAGGCAACGGGGCTTTTCGGGATAAGGGAGTCTGAGTTTCTCTCTCTGGTAAAAACCTCGAATCCGGGAAGAAACCGCGGGTCGCTTGCACCGACGACCTTGATTCCGGAAAAAAGCATTCATGAGAGAGAAATTGTGAGGATACTGCTTAAATTCCCCCACCTGATGAGCGCCGAAAAGATTGAGAATATTGGTAGGGATTTTGAAAATGGCGATTTAAAGGTTATTCTCAAACGTGTGGGTGAAGGGGAGTTTACCGAAGTTTCCTCCCTGATGAGTTCTTTTGAGAAAATCGAGATGCAGCAACTGCTGAGCGAGTTAATTTTTTCTTCGGATGATTTGATAGACGACACGACTTCGGAGAAAATACTAAACGATTGCGTGAAGGAGCTTGAACTGAGAAATATAGCTTTTAAGCGTAATGAAGTAATAGAAAGAATCCGCAAGCAGCGTGATTCTTCAGATAAAACCCTTGAAAGAAAACTTGTTGAGCAATACAGGGATCTGGTGAGTATGGAAAAGACCATAAGAGGAACTGCAAGTTGA
- a CDS encoding sigma-70 family RNA polymerase sigma factor codes for MNPNDETNGLRSEIDGQDEGEFSESAQSFQNAPSDSRAEDKLKHVKSNDSDQDPIRSYILAIAQHSLLSKEEEVEIARQIEKGKKIIARMIIENPFMMKKVLKLEEEIKEGALGAGYQGEDVESPADGETYRNSARNFLPIRELFAETEELRKKLDTSTLSNTERAKIFKRIRKNNERTVELLDEIDFSSTQANRIYNLAVEYVDRIEGGDCDCMMDGSDDSIGNGSKSEYSEEEIASLKKVLRRFERAKKATKKARKTLIECNLRLVVSIARKYVNRGLPFLDLVQEGNMGLMKAVEKFEHGMGYKFSTCATWWIKQAITRAIADQGSLIRIPVHMTENINRLNKISRSLMQKLGREPRPEEIAEAMDIPLDKVLKIMKVSRDPISLESPIGEDDCRLMDVISDPTSTSPLDMLETKELNRIMRNALCTNLSNGEEGVVKMRFGIDEDKEYTLEEIGKKLNVTRERIRQIEVKAIKKLKRFGRALPIRGFNTD; via the coding sequence TTGAATCCGAACGACGAGACTAACGGGTTGAGGAGCGAAATCGACGGGCAGGACGAAGGGGAATTCTCTGAGTCCGCACAGAGTTTTCAAAATGCCCCGTCTGATTCTCGAGCGGAAGACAAGCTCAAACACGTAAAGAGCAATGATTCCGACCAAGACCCTATAAGATCGTACATTCTCGCTATTGCGCAGCACTCCCTCCTTTCCAAGGAGGAAGAGGTTGAGATAGCAAGACAGATTGAAAAAGGCAAAAAAATAATCGCAAGAATGATAATAGAGAACCCCTTCATGATGAAAAAGGTTCTCAAGCTCGAAGAAGAGATAAAAGAAGGGGCACTCGGTGCGGGCTACCAAGGCGAGGACGTAGAATCCCCCGCTGACGGCGAAACATATAGAAATTCCGCGAGGAACTTTCTTCCAATCAGAGAACTTTTTGCTGAGACCGAAGAACTGAGAAAAAAACTTGATACTTCAACTCTTTCAAATACCGAAAGAGCCAAGATCTTTAAACGAATCAGAAAGAATAACGAACGGACCGTAGAACTTCTTGACGAAATCGATTTCTCCTCTACGCAGGCCAACAGGATATACAACCTGGCCGTCGAATATGTGGACAGGATTGAGGGCGGGGATTGTGACTGCATGATGGATGGTTCAGACGATTCGATTGGCAATGGTTCGAAATCTGAATATTCTGAGGAGGAAATCGCTTCTCTTAAAAAGGTGCTTAGAAGGTTTGAAAGAGCAAAGAAGGCTACTAAGAAAGCCAGAAAAACACTTATCGAGTGCAACCTCAGGCTCGTAGTCAGTATAGCGAGAAAATACGTTAACAGAGGGTTGCCGTTTCTCGACCTGGTTCAAGAAGGCAATATGGGGTTGATGAAAGCGGTTGAAAAGTTCGAACATGGAATGGGATACAAATTTTCAACCTGCGCCACATGGTGGATAAAGCAAGCAATTACACGTGCAATAGCCGATCAGGGAAGTCTTATAAGGATTCCCGTTCACATGACCGAAAATATAAACAGGCTGAACAAGATCTCTAGATCCCTGATGCAGAAATTAGGGAGGGAACCCAGACCGGAAGAGATAGCCGAGGCAATGGACATACCTCTTGATAAGGTCTTGAAGATCATGAAGGTGTCGCGTGACCCGATTTCTCTGGAGTCCCCGATTGGTGAGGACGATTGCAGGCTGATGGATGTTATCTCGGACCCGACTTCCACTTCTCCGCTTGACATGCTCGAAACCAAAGAATTGAACCGGATCATGCGCAACGCGCTCTGCACCAACCTCAGTAACGGGGAGGAAGGAGTCGTTAAAATGCGTTTTGGTATAGATGAGGACAAGGAATACACCCTTGAAGAAATAGGGAAAAAATTGAACGTTACCCGCGAGAGAATAAGGCAGATCGAGGTAAAGGCCATTAAGAAGCTCAAAAGGTTCGGAAGAGCTCTTCCAATACGGGGTTTTAATACTGACTGA
- the purN gene encoding phosphoribosylglycinamide formyltransferase gives MSKTNVAVFVSGSGTNLQAVIDSGIESANIAVVVCDTPGVMAIERARKHGIPVELVKGRDFESREEFERQIVAKIDRYDIGLVVLAGFMRILTPYFLGRFANRIINIHPSLLPSFPGTNSVRQALDYGVKQTGCTVHFVREEVDAGPIILQAIVPVTEEDTEETLLEKVHAEEHRILPEAIRLFCEGKLTLSGRKVLISF, from the coding sequence ATGTCAAAGACCAACGTTGCCGTGTTTGTTTCCGGAAGCGGAACAAATCTTCAGGCGGTAATAGATTCCGGCATAGAATCCGCAAACATAGCCGTGGTTGTCTGTGATACTCCTGGAGTCATGGCGATTGAGAGGGCTAGGAAACACGGTATTCCCGTGGAGCTCGTAAAAGGCAGGGATTTTGAATCAAGGGAAGAGTTCGAAAGACAGATAGTCGCGAAAATCGACAGATATGACATAGGCCTTGTCGTACTTGCCGGGTTTATGAGGATACTTACTCCTTATTTCTTAGGCCGTTTCGCGAACCGTATCATCAACATTCATCCTTCCCTGCTTCCTTCTTTCCCGGGAACAAATTCAGTAAGACAGGCACTTGACTACGGAGTGAAACAAACGGGTTGCACAGTCCACTTCGTGAGAGAGGAAGTTGACGCGGGTCCCATTATTCTTCAGGCCATTGTTCCGGTTACGGAGGAGGATACGGAAGAGACTCTGCTTGAGAAAGTCCACGCTGAGGAACACAGGATACTGCCTGAAGCCATAAGGCTTTTCTGCGAGGGAAAACTGACTCTCAGTGGAAGAAAAGTCCTGATTTCCTTCTGA
- the aroF gene encoding 3-deoxy-7-phosphoheptulonate synthase: MIVVMKQKATKEDIDKVKSVIKELGYSPHPIEGILRTVIGVVGDDRGKPHDLDVLKQLQGVEKVVPVLQPYKLTSREVNDETSVFNVEGVTVGDRNIPIIAGPCSVESEEQIMTIAASIKNSGASMLRGGAFKPRTSPYSFQGLGKEGLELLIKAKEVTGLPIVTEIMSPDDLELVEEYADVLQIGARNSQNYSLLRHVGKSKKAVLLKRGMSTTINEFLMCAEYILSEGNSNVMLCERGIRTFETATRNTFDLNAIPVLKEKTHLPVFADPSHGTGYWQYVIPVTLASIAAGADGVIVEVHNNPEIAVSDGAQSLKPKTFKNLMEKAAPVAEAIGRSI, encoded by the coding sequence ATGATAGTAGTAATGAAGCAAAAGGCGACCAAGGAAGATATAGACAAGGTCAAATCCGTTATAAAGGAACTTGGCTATTCGCCGCATCCAATCGAGGGAATTCTCAGGACTGTCATCGGAGTGGTCGGAGACGATAGAGGAAAGCCACATGACCTCGACGTTCTCAAACAGCTACAGGGAGTCGAAAAGGTCGTTCCTGTGCTTCAGCCCTACAAGCTAACAAGCAGGGAAGTGAACGATGAAACCTCCGTTTTCAATGTGGAAGGCGTTACAGTAGGGGACAGGAATATCCCAATAATCGCAGGACCGTGCTCGGTTGAAAGCGAAGAACAGATAATGACAATCGCAGCTTCCATAAAAAATTCAGGGGCGTCAATGCTCAGAGGCGGCGCGTTTAAGCCCAGAACTTCTCCCTATTCTTTCCAGGGTCTTGGAAAAGAGGGACTGGAACTTCTCATCAAGGCAAAAGAAGTGACCGGACTGCCCATAGTGACCGAAATAATGAGCCCGGATGACCTTGAACTGGTCGAGGAATACGCGGATGTGCTTCAGATCGGAGCGAGAAATTCCCAAAACTACTCGCTTTTAAGACATGTCGGCAAATCAAAAAAGGCCGTCCTGCTAAAACGAGGGATGTCAACAACCATAAACGAATTTCTCATGTGCGCAGAGTATATACTGTCGGAGGGCAACAGTAACGTAATGCTCTGCGAACGCGGGATAAGGACCTTTGAGACTGCGACCAGAAATACTTTTGACCTGAACGCTATCCCGGTACTCAAGGAAAAGACCCACCTGCCTGTTTTCGCCGACCCCAGCCATGGAACCGGCTACTGGCAGTACGTAATTCCAGTAACCTTAGCCTCAATAGCCGCCGGAGCGGACGGAGTAATTGTCGAGGTTCATAACAACCCGGAGATCGCCGTTAGCGACGGAGCTCAGTCGCTTAAACCGAAAACATTCAAAAACCTGATGGAAAAAGCTGCCCCCGTTGCCGAAGCCATTGGAAGAAGCATTTAG
- the trmB gene encoding tRNA (guanosine(46)-N7)-methyltransferase TrmB, translated as MKLTDPAVDISLFSLPIGKKDIFCDEKPLILEIGFGEGEFLINAAQCDPSRNYLGIEIKRGRFRKAVRAAEEISLENLKFLHIEAEIALRQVFRERMFDLVLVNFPDPWPKKKHSKHRMFNREFISCLAKVLTRSGRTVIKTDQLSYIEQIVSEFKRSRLFHPVHPPPGFVEARRGETETKFEKHFREASQDIFSAVFLNLP; from the coding sequence ATGAAGCTAACCGACCCTGCGGTGGACATCTCTTTGTTTTCGCTTCCCATCGGCAAAAAAGACATCTTCTGCGACGAAAAACCCCTAATACTTGAGATCGGCTTTGGAGAAGGAGAATTTCTCATAAACGCAGCGCAATGCGACCCAAGCAGAAACTACCTTGGTATCGAGATCAAGAGAGGAAGATTCCGAAAAGCGGTGCGTGCTGCGGAAGAGATCTCCCTGGAAAACTTAAAATTCCTCCACATTGAAGCTGAGATCGCACTCAGACAGGTCTTCAGAGAAAGAATGTTTGATCTTGTCTTGGTGAACTTCCCCGACCCCTGGCCGAAGAAAAAACATTCAAAACACAGAATGTTCAACCGGGAATTTATAAGCTGCCTGGCAAAAGTGCTTACGAGAAGCGGGAGGACCGTAATAAAGACCGATCAGTTGAGCTACATTGAGCAGATAGTGTCCGAATTCAAAAGAAGTCGCTTGTTCCATCCCGTGCACCCTCCACCCGGTTTCGTCGAGGCTAGAAGAGGAGAAACAGAAACGAAATTCGAAAAACATTTCAGGGAAGCTTCGCAAGATATATTCAGCGCCGTTTTTCTAAATCTTCCCTAG
- the aroB gene encoding 3-dehydroquinate synthase, protein MKKIEVKVRSNEDNSYEILIGQGLLSQIAGDLVEASIAHSHALVTDSNVADLYGAKLLSDLGEVLPEVSMIVFPVGEQSKTREIKSFIEDKMLESGFGRDSSVIALGGGVVGDIAGFVAATYMRGVPCVQVPTSLVACVDSSVGGKTAVDTPHGKNLIGSFYQPWRVYVDTDMLKTLEPKQLAEGLAEIIKYGVIRSEDFFQYLEANIEKIYDFDDATLLEVIETSCRIKAEVVEKDEKEQNLRKILNFGHTVGHAIEQLSDYTISHGEAISAGMAIEGKIALGETGWSEEEQERLTLLLQRAGLPTEPPRGGNVGKIIDVMKIDKKTRKGKIEMSLPECIGKMKEHEGDYGIKIGEKTIISAFRS, encoded by the coding sequence TTGAAAAAGATAGAAGTCAAAGTCAGGTCAAACGAAGATAATTCCTATGAAATCCTGATCGGCCAAGGTCTTCTGAGCCAGATTGCCGGCGATCTGGTCGAGGCATCCATAGCTCATTCCCATGCCCTAGTAACCGATTCAAACGTGGCGGATCTCTATGGAGCAAAACTTCTGAGCGATCTTGGGGAAGTGCTCCCAGAAGTCAGTATGATTGTTTTTCCGGTGGGAGAGCAAAGCAAAACCAGAGAAATCAAGTCCTTCATAGAAGACAAGATGCTCGAATCGGGATTCGGCAGGGATTCTTCGGTCATAGCACTCGGCGGCGGGGTCGTGGGAGATATAGCAGGATTCGTGGCCGCCACTTACATGAGGGGAGTACCCTGCGTTCAGGTGCCGACAAGCCTAGTTGCCTGCGTTGACAGTTCGGTGGGAGGAAAAACTGCTGTAGACACCCCTCACGGAAAAAACCTCATCGGTTCCTTCTATCAACCATGGCGGGTGTATGTGGACACAGACATGCTTAAAACCCTTGAACCGAAGCAACTCGCGGAGGGACTCGCCGAAATAATTAAATACGGTGTAATAAGGAGTGAGGATTTCTTCCAGTACCTAGAAGCAAATATCGAGAAAATCTACGATTTCGACGACGCTACGCTGCTCGAGGTGATAGAGACAAGCTGCAGGATCAAGGCGGAAGTGGTCGAGAAGGACGAAAAGGAGCAGAACCTGCGGAAAATCCTTAATTTCGGGCACACGGTCGGCCACGCAATCGAGCAGCTATCCGACTATACAATCTCCCACGGAGAAGCGATTTCCGCGGGAATGGCAATTGAGGGAAAAATCGCTCTGGGTGAAACAGGGTGGAGCGAAGAAGAACAGGAAAGGCTCACCCTTCTTCTGCAGAGAGCGGGACTTCCTACTGAGCCTCCACGCGGGGGAAACGTGGGGAAAATAATCGACGTCATGAAGATCGACAAGAAAACCAGAAAAGGCAAGATAGAAATGTCGCTTCCCGAGTGCATAGGCAAGATGAAAGAACATGAGGGAGATTACGGAATAAAGATCGGGGAGAAGACCATAATTTCCGCTTTCAGATCCTGA
- a CDS encoding adenine phosphoribosyltransferase produces MALEEIGSYIRRVPDFPSKGILFYDITTLVKNAGAFQKSVDMMAEMLAGKEITSFVAPESRGFIFASALSYKLGKELILVRKSGKLPSDTASVSYDLEYGKDVLEIHKDAINGKSRAVIVDDLLATGGTAHSTGRLVEELGGSVAGHLFLVELTGLKGAEALSPHPVWSLLKMPG; encoded by the coding sequence ATGGCACTGGAAGAGATAGGAAGTTACATAAGACGCGTTCCAGATTTCCCGAGCAAGGGAATACTCTTCTACGATATAACCACGCTGGTTAAAAACGCCGGAGCTTTTCAAAAATCCGTTGACATGATGGCGGAAATGCTCGCCGGCAAGGAGATAACCTCATTTGTCGCGCCCGAGAGCCGAGGTTTTATCTTCGCTTCCGCCTTATCCTATAAGCTTGGAAAAGAATTGATCCTAGTGAGGAAGTCCGGCAAGTTGCCAAGCGACACCGCAAGCGTTTCATATGATCTTGAGTATGGAAAAGACGTTCTGGAAATTCACAAAGACGCGATAAACGGTAAAAGCAGGGCAGTGATCGTCGATGATCTTCTGGCCACGGGGGGGACAGCGCACAGTACCGGGCGCCTAGTGGAAGAACTAGGCGGAAGCGTCGCCGGGCACCTCTTTCTTGTAGAACTCACGGGACTCAAGGGGGCCGAGGCTCTTTCCCCCCACCCGGTCTGGTCCCTACTTAAAATGCCGGGGTAA
- a CDS encoding TIGR00725 family protein → METIIGVIGAANASEKEERTSEEVGVLIAKGNCFLLCGGMGGVMEAACRGAKSAGGTTIGILPGPEASLANRFIDIPIVTGMGEARNVIVAKSSHSIIAIGGSFGTLSEISFALKSGIPVIGLDTWDVSEEIIKCETPEEAVRTAFELSSLGKRA, encoded by the coding sequence ATGGAAACGATCATAGGGGTAATCGGAGCAGCTAACGCAAGTGAGAAGGAAGAAAGAACTTCGGAAGAGGTCGGAGTTCTTATTGCCAAAGGGAATTGTTTTCTGCTTTGCGGCGGAATGGGAGGAGTTATGGAAGCCGCGTGCCGAGGAGCAAAATCAGCCGGAGGCACCACAATCGGGATTCTGCCCGGACCCGAAGCCTCCTTGGCCAACAGATTCATCGACATACCAATAGTTACAGGGATGGGTGAAGCAAGAAACGTGATAGTAGCGAAGTCAAGCCATTCTATAATCGCCATTGGAGGCAGTTTCGGCACCCTGTCGGAGATATCGTTCGCACTTAAGTCCGGAATTCCCGTTATCGGGCTTGACACCTGGGATGTCTCTGAGGAAATTATCAAATGCGAAACCCCGGAAGAAGCAGTGAGAACAGCCTTTGAGCTATCCTCCCTCGGGAAAAGGGCCTGA